Proteins encoded in a region of the Streptomyces sp. PCS3-D2 genome:
- a CDS encoding rhomboid-like protein, whose product MAVFLGGHVVATLLTAAVITVALRYGWYPAAVRQSLDYGVSYGAQTVLAVGTLALPRRGRLPWAAFVLAWPLGGAEWSGPLPDFTTVGHLTAAVIGFGLLAVPAFRRPRAGAAGPPRTVADGGPRPGALARPASPAGGSGQRS is encoded by the coding sequence GTGGCGGTGTTCCTCGGCGGGCATGTCGTGGCGACCCTGCTCACCGCTGCCGTCATCACCGTCGCGCTGCGGTACGGCTGGTATCCGGCGGCGGTGCGACAGTCCTTGGACTACGGGGTCAGTTACGGTGCGCAGACGGTGCTGGCGGTCGGCACGCTCGCCCTGCCCCGCCGGGGGCGCCTGCCCTGGGCGGCTTTCGTCCTCGCGTGGCCGCTCGGCGGTGCCGAGTGGTCCGGGCCGCTGCCGGACTTCACCACCGTCGGCCATCTCACGGCGGCAGTGATCGGCTTCGGGCTGCTGGCCGTCCCGGCCTTCCGGCGGCCGCGGGCCGGTGCCGCGGGACCGCCCCGCACCGTGGCGGACGGCGGGCCGCGGCCGGGTGCTCTCGCGCGGCCGGCGTCGCCGGCGGGCGGATCCGGGCAGCGTTCCTGA